In one Streptomyces sp. NBC_00597 genomic region, the following are encoded:
- a CDS encoding antibiotic biosynthesis monooxygenase has translation MSIQPVPAFEPPYVMAVFSNVRTPDDTGYPETLDRMKEIVNTNPGFLGYESARTPGGLGITVAYFRDHESLALWRQDLEHQAAMKQGRADWYESYTLHVATVERSHGFARNG, from the coding sequence ATGAGCATCCAGCCCGTACCTGCCTTCGAACCGCCGTACGTGATGGCGGTCTTCAGCAATGTCCGCACTCCTGACGACACCGGGTACCCGGAGACCCTCGACCGGATGAAGGAGATCGTGAACACGAATCCGGGCTTCCTCGGTTACGAGTCCGCCCGCACTCCCGGCGGTCTCGGCATCACCGTCGCCTACTTCCGCGACCACGAATCCCTCGCCCTGTGGCGGCAGGACCTGGAGCACCAGGCGGCCATGAAGCAGGGTCGCGCCGACTGGTACGAGAGCTACACCCTGCACGTCGCGACCGTCGAGCGGAGCCACGGCTTTGCCCGCAACGGCTGA
- a CDS encoding amidohydrolase family protein — protein MPATAEAVRAFRERLGLPGLVDVHTHFMPERVLEKVWDYFDAVGPLTGVEWPITYRHEEEQRVALLREFGVRAFTSMLYPHKPAMAAWLNSWSADFAARTPDCLHTATFFPEEGAPAYVRQAVEAGARVFKAHLQVGGYDPNDDRLDAVWGLLAEADIPTVIHCGSGPVPAKHTGPEPIARLLARHPRLPLIVAHMGMPEYADFLDLADRYAAVRLDTTMAFTDFTERLSGFPPGELGRLADLGDRILFGTDFPNIPYPYEHQLEALERLGLGDDWLRAVCHDNGARLFRLV, from the coding sequence TTGCCCGCAACGGCTGAGGCGGTCCGCGCTTTCCGGGAGCGGCTCGGACTGCCCGGACTGGTCGACGTCCACACGCACTTCATGCCCGAGCGGGTCCTGGAGAAGGTGTGGGACTACTTCGACGCGGTCGGACCGCTCACCGGCGTCGAGTGGCCCATCACCTACCGGCACGAGGAGGAGCAGCGGGTCGCGCTGCTCCGGGAGTTCGGGGTCCGGGCGTTCACCTCCATGCTCTACCCGCACAAGCCGGCTATGGCCGCCTGGCTCAACTCCTGGTCCGCCGACTTCGCGGCCCGGACCCCCGACTGCCTGCACACGGCGACGTTCTTCCCCGAGGAGGGCGCCCCGGCCTACGTCCGGCAGGCCGTCGAGGCCGGCGCCCGGGTCTTCAAGGCGCACCTCCAGGTCGGCGGGTACGACCCGAACGACGACCGGCTCGATGCCGTCTGGGGGCTCCTCGCGGAGGCGGACATCCCGACCGTGATCCACTGCGGGTCGGGGCCGGTCCCGGCCAAGCACACCGGACCGGAGCCGATCGCCCGGCTGCTGGCCCGCCATCCCCGGCTGCCCCTGATCGTCGCGCACATGGGCATGCCCGAGTACGCCGACTTCCTGGACCTCGCCGACCGGTACGCCGCGGTGCGCCTCGATACGACCATGGCCTTCACCGACTTCACCGAGCGGCTGAGCGGCTTCCCGCCCGGTGAGCTCGGGCGGCTCGCGGACCTCGGTGACCGGATCTTGTTCGGCACGGACTTCCCGAACATCCCCTACCCCTACGAGCACCAGCTGGAAGCCCTGGAGCGGCTCGGCCTCGGTGACGACTGGCTGCGCGCGGTCTGCCACGACAACGGCGCCCGGCTGTTCCGCCTGGTCTGA